In Parvivirga hydrogeniphila, one genomic interval encodes:
- a CDS encoding V-type ATP synthase subunit A, with the protein MEQGRIIKVAGPLVVAEGLVESKMYDLVRVGDEGLMGEIIEMRGDRASIQVYEETEGLGPGDPVVSTGAPLSVELGPGMLEQVYDGVQRPLDVLQAQAGAFIARGLSAPALDRKRLWAFEPRVKAGDAVAGGDVIGVVQENVVIEHRIMVPPHLAGEIVEVREGEHTVTDTVARLRAVDGTVHDLTMMQVWPVRVPRPYREKLSAFEPLVTGTRVIDTFFPVVKGGVACIPGPFGAGKTVTQHQIAKWSNAEIVVFIGCGERGNEMTDVLMEFPELTDPYSGQPLMKRTVLVANTSNMPVAAREASVYTGITMAEYFRDMGYNVVLQADSTSRWAEAMREISGRLEEMPGDEGFPAYLGTRLASFYERAGKVRSLGSDEREGSVTVVGSVSPPGGDLSEPVVQNTLRVVKVFWALQDQLAFQRHFPAIDWLTSYSLYLDKVTPFWAERVSPEFRARRDEAMAILQREAELAEIVRLVGVEALSPEERVLMETAKSIREDFLQQNAFRDDDQFSSLAEQDALLRVILLFRDKALEALSRGAALDAIFSAPVRERIARAKYLSAEDLAEFDAIASEIETQLVGGEEEDRASVYAGGER; encoded by the coding sequence ATGGAGCAAGGGCGCATCATCAAGGTCGCGGGGCCGCTCGTGGTCGCAGAAGGCCTCGTCGAGTCCAAGATGTACGACCTGGTACGCGTGGGCGACGAGGGCCTCATGGGCGAGATCATCGAGATGCGCGGCGACCGCGCCTCGATCCAGGTCTACGAGGAGACCGAGGGCCTCGGCCCGGGCGATCCGGTGGTCTCGACGGGCGCGCCGCTGTCGGTGGAGCTGGGGCCGGGCATGCTCGAGCAGGTCTACGACGGAGTCCAGCGGCCCCTCGACGTGCTGCAGGCGCAAGCAGGCGCGTTCATCGCTCGCGGCCTGAGCGCTCCCGCGCTCGACAGGAAGCGGCTGTGGGCGTTCGAGCCGCGCGTGAAGGCCGGCGACGCGGTCGCAGGCGGCGACGTCATCGGCGTCGTGCAGGAGAACGTCGTCATCGAGCACCGCATCATGGTGCCGCCGCACCTGGCCGGGGAGATCGTCGAGGTGCGCGAGGGCGAGCACACCGTGACCGACACGGTGGCGCGGCTGCGCGCGGTCGACGGCACCGTCCACGACCTCACGATGATGCAGGTCTGGCCGGTGCGCGTGCCGAGGCCGTACCGCGAGAAGCTGTCCGCCTTTGAGCCGCTCGTGACGGGAACGCGCGTCATCGACACCTTCTTCCCGGTGGTGAAAGGCGGCGTGGCGTGCATCCCTGGGCCGTTTGGCGCGGGCAAGACCGTCACTCAGCACCAGATCGCGAAGTGGAGCAACGCTGAGATCGTCGTGTTCATCGGCTGCGGCGAGCGCGGCAACGAGATGACCGACGTGCTCATGGAGTTCCCCGAGCTCACCGACCCGTACTCGGGCCAGCCGCTGATGAAGCGCACGGTGCTCGTAGCGAACACCTCCAATATGCCGGTCGCCGCTCGTGAGGCGAGCGTGTACACGGGCATCACGATGGCCGAGTACTTCCGCGACATGGGCTACAACGTGGTCCTGCAGGCCGACTCGACGAGCCGCTGGGCCGAGGCGATGCGCGAGATCTCCGGCCGCCTCGAGGAGATGCCCGGCGACGAAGGCTTCCCGGCGTACCTCGGCACGCGTCTCGCGTCGTTCTACGAGCGCGCGGGCAAGGTGCGCTCGCTCGGCAGCGACGAACGCGAGGGCTCCGTCACGGTCGTGGGGTCCGTCTCGCCTCCGGGCGGCGACCTCTCGGAGCCGGTGGTGCAGAATACGCTGCGCGTCGTGAAGGTGTTCTGGGCGCTCCAAGACCAGCTGGCGTTCCAGCGCCACTTCCCGGCGATCGATTGGCTCACGTCGTATTCGCTGTACCTCGACAAGGTGACGCCGTTTTGGGCCGAGCGCGTCTCGCCGGAGTTCCGCGCGCGCCGCGACGAGGCGATGGCGATCCTGCAGCGCGAGGCCGAACTGGCGGAGATCGTCCGCCTCGTGGGCGTCGAGGCGCTCTCGCCGGAGGAGCGCGTGCTCATGGAGACCGCCAAGTCGATCCGCGAGGACTTCTTGCAGCAGAACGCGTTCCGCGACGACGACCAGTTCTCGTCGCTTGCCGAGCAAGACGCGCTCTTGCGCGTGATCCTGCTCTTCCGCGATAAGGCGCTGGAGGCGCTCTCGCGCGGGGCCGCGCTCGACGCGATCTTCTCGGCCCCGGTGCGCGAGCGCATCGCGCGCGCGAAGTACCTGAGCGCCGAGGACCTCGCGGAGTTCGACGCGATCGCATCCGAGATCGAGACGCAGCTCGTGGGCGGCGAGGAAGAGGACCGAGCCTCGGTGTATGCGGGAGGTGAGCGCTGA
- a CDS encoding V-type ATP synthase subunit F codes for MAEKIAIIGDSTSVAGFRPLGLAVFPVAEPADAHAIWPEVASGAYGIVFLTEPVYAELAEEIATIADRPVPAVTVIPGAGSPGGVGEAKLARAIERAVGTSTLIREEEA; via the coding sequence GTGGCTGAGAAGATAGCGATCATCGGCGACTCGACGAGCGTGGCCGGCTTCCGGCCGCTCGGACTCGCCGTGTTCCCCGTGGCGGAGCCGGCCGACGCGCACGCGATCTGGCCTGAGGTGGCGAGCGGCGCGTACGGCATCGTGTTCCTCACCGAGCCGGTGTACGCGGAGCTCGCGGAGGAAATCGCCACGATCGCCGACAGGCCGGTGCCTGCCGTGACGGTCATCCCGGGGGCCGGAAGCCCGGGCGGGGTCGGGGAAGCGAAGCTCGCGCGCGCTATCGAGCGCGCCGTCGGTACGAGCACACTTATTCGGGAAGAGGAAGCGTGA
- a CDS encoding V-type ATPase subunit, with protein sequence MRPPLLKAVKDSVRYGYAVGRVRALEARVFRDATYERLVDAPSFAEQRKILSDTAYGRYLEDAQTADDVERGLEAALESVYGLVAEFRLPESMARFFRVRHDFSNLRARLKGEVLDASVERDLSSLGTVPPDVVAGPVEELPEWLRRAAEEALDALAALDADAERRGAEAGMLAKLEAVDRVVERAMYAELASLARAARSEFLAEYVALSVDLANVKRVVRAKRRGVPLSEVQPSLLDGGRIARDRLAGLYALPLDELAARLAKERALRGVQADDLLALDRLDVATDALAVRMMRAGRAVPLGAEPVVAYVLAREAEVRQLRVLLIGKIAGLSADELRARLRKVYVSRG encoded by the coding sequence ATGCGGCCTCCGCTTCTCAAAGCCGTCAAGGACTCGGTCCGCTACGGGTACGCGGTCGGGCGCGTGCGTGCGCTCGAGGCGCGCGTGTTCCGTGACGCTACCTACGAACGGCTCGTCGACGCGCCGAGCTTCGCCGAGCAGCGCAAGATCCTCTCGGACACCGCCTACGGCCGGTACCTCGAAGACGCGCAGACGGCGGACGACGTGGAGCGCGGGCTCGAGGCGGCGCTCGAGTCCGTCTACGGTCTTGTGGCCGAGTTCAGACTGCCGGAGAGCATGGCGCGGTTCTTCCGCGTGCGGCACGACTTCTCGAACCTGCGCGCACGCCTGAAAGGCGAGGTGCTGGACGCGTCCGTGGAACGCGACCTCTCGTCGCTCGGCACCGTGCCGCCCGATGTCGTGGCCGGGCCGGTGGAGGAGCTGCCGGAGTGGTTGCGCCGCGCAGCGGAGGAGGCGCTCGACGCGCTCGCGGCGCTCGACGCCGACGCGGAACGTCGCGGTGCCGAGGCCGGCATGCTTGCGAAGCTGGAGGCGGTCGACCGCGTCGTCGAGCGCGCCATGTACGCGGAGCTCGCCTCGCTCGCACGCGCCGCGCGAAGCGAGTTCCTCGCCGAGTACGTGGCGCTTTCCGTCGACCTCGCGAACGTCAAGCGCGTTGTGCGCGCGAAGCGGCGCGGCGTACCGCTCTCTGAGGTACAGCCGTCGCTGCTGGACGGCGGACGCATCGCGCGCGACCGCCTCGCGGGCCTGTACGCGCTTCCGCTCGACGAGCTCGCAGCGCGCCTCGCCAAGGAGCGAGCGCTTCGGGGCGTGCAGGCGGACGACCTGCTCGCGCTCGACCGCCTCGACGTCGCCACCGACGCGCTTGCGGTGCGCATGATGCGCGCGGGCCGCGCAGTGCCGCTCGGAGCGGAGCCCGTCGTCGCATACGTCCTCGCACGCGAGGCCGAGGTCCGGCAGCTGCGCGTGCTGCTCATCGGCAAGATCGCCGGGCTGAGCGCAGACGAGCTGCGCGCGCGGCTGAGGAAGGTGTACGTGAGCCGTGGCTGA
- a CDS encoding V-type ATP synthase subunit E family protein, translated as MALADILEQIAADAEAEAREIVERAKEEAARVRREAERRASERSARVLAEAEADARREAEAVRASARLRARDDTLAVKQALIDEALEAVAAGLASLEPSRYARFIARRILRAARGGEEVLVAAADRERLAGLPDAVEAAAREAGREGLELRFSDEPAPVAHGVVLRGDRESVDLSVEGLIEAERDRLVARFAAALFRTSEGDGS; from the coding sequence GTGGCGCTCGCTGACATCCTCGAGCAGATTGCGGCAGACGCCGAAGCCGAAGCGCGCGAGATCGTCGAGCGCGCTAAGGAGGAGGCCGCACGGGTCCGTCGCGAGGCGGAGAGGCGCGCGTCCGAGCGCTCGGCGCGCGTCCTCGCCGAGGCGGAGGCCGACGCGCGCCGGGAGGCCGAGGCCGTCCGCGCGTCGGCGCGCTTGCGTGCGCGCGACGACACGCTCGCGGTCAAGCAGGCGCTCATCGACGAGGCGCTCGAAGCGGTCGCGGCGGGGCTCGCGTCGCTCGAACCTTCCCGGTACGCGCGGTTCATCGCGCGGCGCATCCTGCGCGCGGCACGCGGAGGCGAGGAGGTGCTCGTCGCTGCGGCGGACCGGGAGCGGCTCGCGGGGCTTCCCGATGCAGTCGAGGCTGCGGCGCGGGAAGCGGGGCGTGAGGGCCTCGAGCTTCGGTTCTCAGATGAGCCGGCGCCCGTCGCGCACGGCGTCGTCTTGCGAGGCGACCGCGAGAGCGTCGACCTGTCGGTGGAAGGACTCATCGAAGCCGAGCGCGACCGCCTCGTGGCGCGGTTCGCGGCTGCGTTGTTCCGGACAAGCGAAGGAGACGGCTCGTAA
- a CDS encoding V-type ATP synthase subunit K, producing the protein MSGTDWALLGAGIAAVLGGIGSAIGITIASSTASGILSEDGSKFGKLLPLAAMPGTQGIYGFIAAVLVVIFFNVLGGKVDLPATIGFKVFLACLPVAFLCLVSAIYQGMTGAAAAGIVAADQPAPALIFPALVETYAVLALIVTILMLLGLQSAAQAL; encoded by the coding sequence ATGTCCGGCACTGACTGGGCGCTGCTCGGTGCCGGTATCGCGGCGGTGCTGGGCGGCATCGGGTCTGCGATCGGCATCACCATCGCGTCGAGTACGGCGTCCGGCATCCTGTCCGAGGACGGCAGCAAGTTCGGCAAGCTGCTGCCGCTTGCTGCGATGCCAGGTACGCAGGGGATCTACGGCTTCATCGCGGCGGTGCTGGTCGTGATCTTCTTCAACGTGCTCGGCGGCAAGGTGGATCTGCCCGCGACCATCGGTTTCAAGGTGTTCCTGGCCTGTCTGCCGGTGGCGTTCCTCTGTCTGGTGAGTGCGATCTACCAGGGCATGACCGGCGCTGCCGCAGCAGGCATCGTCGCGGCGGACCAGCCGGCCCCGGCCCTCATCTTCCCGGCGCTGGTGGAGACCTACGCGGTTCTCGCGCTGATCGTCACCATCCTGATGCTGCTCGGGCTCCAGAGCGCCGCTCAGGCGTTGTAG
- a CDS encoding V-type ATP synthase subunit I, translating into MAVARMLRATVVAHKAAVEDVIDRLQAVGALEVSTTPYELAPALTREDEERLQRLDEQIADAKFVVEVLAKHREDDRPFAAFVSEKIHIDAARFEALAPDAEFQALYRECLTITDKMASGERERERLKHLVAELEPWRDLHLQVERLRDTAQVRLMTGTVPASQGAAIRQRLREVSPLISVEELGPVGSRAAWVVLAHRTVVDETRAALAATAYRDVTFPEGVTGYPAEEIAVALERIDAIARERELFEERLRELALGRYVDVVALQEALVSERDAVASRGLMGATERTVVVTGWVLAKRRAELESSLAAVSDLVDWELRDPLPEEEPPVALENPKLVRPFELLTDLYGRPKYRDIDPTPLLAPFFLLFFAICIGDVGYGLMLIAGFWYIKNRIDVAPGVKRFCDLMMLGGAGAIVVGVAFGSYFALDYDVVRAAVPVPRLLDPLGELTTFLLLTVVIGMVQVFFGVLVAAYDAARRRDVASAVGDQLSTILLAALIGVAAAVPGAAGWALALGLGVTMLLKGHALEAALARDEAVPGWDRALGAAWVVLFVAWLGALSFDGPAAIGWLLAGATVLGLAASRSVRRAVVGLLGGAYAVYGMTSFLGDILSYTRLAALGLSGSLVGMVFNILAKLVWSGAAGLFSKGPAGIVFGAVVAVLAALVFVGGHVFNVVINLLGAFVHPARLQFVEFFSKFYDNGGKPFLPLSYKTQAVVLHPAGAQQEGGVRS; encoded by the coding sequence ATGGCAGTGGCGCGCATGCTCAGAGCCACCGTGGTGGCGCACAAGGCGGCCGTCGAGGACGTCATCGACAGGCTCCAGGCCGTCGGCGCGCTCGAAGTCTCGACGACGCCGTACGAGCTTGCGCCAGCGCTCACGCGCGAAGACGAGGAGCGCCTCCAGCGGCTCGACGAGCAGATCGCCGACGCGAAGTTCGTGGTCGAAGTCCTGGCGAAGCATCGTGAGGACGACCGGCCGTTTGCAGCGTTCGTCTCCGAGAAGATCCACATCGACGCCGCGCGGTTCGAGGCGCTCGCGCCGGACGCTGAGTTCCAGGCGCTGTACCGCGAGTGCCTGACGATCACCGACAAGATGGCCTCCGGCGAGCGCGAGCGCGAGCGGCTCAAGCACCTCGTCGCCGAACTGGAGCCGTGGCGTGATCTCCACCTGCAAGTCGAACGGCTGCGCGATACCGCGCAGGTGCGTCTCATGACTGGCACGGTGCCGGCCTCGCAGGGCGCCGCCATCCGTCAGCGGCTGCGCGAGGTCTCGCCGCTCATCTCCGTCGAGGAGCTGGGCCCCGTGGGTTCGCGCGCGGCGTGGGTCGTGCTCGCGCACCGCACGGTCGTGGACGAGACGCGCGCGGCGCTCGCGGCCACCGCGTACCGCGACGTGACCTTCCCTGAGGGCGTGACCGGCTATCCGGCCGAGGAGATCGCGGTCGCGCTGGAGCGCATCGATGCCATCGCGCGCGAGCGCGAGCTTTTCGAGGAGCGGCTGCGCGAGCTCGCTCTGGGCCGCTACGTAGACGTCGTGGCGCTCCAAGAAGCGCTCGTCTCAGAGCGCGACGCCGTCGCCTCGCGCGGGCTGATGGGCGCGACCGAGCGCACGGTGGTCGTGACGGGCTGGGTGCTCGCGAAGCGTCGCGCGGAGCTGGAGTCCTCGCTTGCCGCCGTAAGCGACCTGGTGGACTGGGAGCTTCGAGACCCGCTTCCCGAGGAGGAGCCGCCGGTCGCGCTCGAGAACCCGAAGCTCGTCAGGCCCTTCGAGCTGCTCACCGACCTCTACGGCCGGCCGAAGTACCGCGACATCGATCCGACGCCGTTGCTCGCACCGTTCTTCTTGCTGTTCTTCGCGATCTGCATCGGGGACGTGGGCTACGGGCTCATGCTCATCGCCGGGTTCTGGTACATCAAGAACCGTATCGACGTGGCACCGGGCGTCAAGCGGTTCTGCGACTTGATGATGCTCGGCGGTGCGGGCGCGATCGTCGTGGGCGTGGCGTTCGGGTCGTACTTCGCGCTGGACTACGACGTCGTGCGAGCTGCGGTGCCCGTTCCGCGCCTGCTCGACCCGCTCGGAGAGCTCACGACGTTCCTCCTGCTGACGGTCGTGATCGGCATGGTGCAGGTGTTCTTCGGGGTCCTCGTGGCCGCCTACGACGCTGCTCGGCGCCGCGACGTGGCCTCTGCGGTGGGCGACCAGCTCTCGACGATCCTTCTGGCGGCGCTCATCGGCGTTGCAGCGGCGGTGCCGGGAGCGGCAGGGTGGGCGCTCGCGCTCGGGCTCGGCGTCACGATGCTGCTCAAGGGTCACGCGCTGGAGGCGGCGCTCGCGCGGGACGAGGCGGTGCCAGGCTGGGACCGTGCGCTCGGCGCGGCATGGGTCGTGCTGTTCGTGGCGTGGCTGGGAGCGCTGTCCTTCGACGGCCCGGCGGCGATCGGCTGGCTTCTCGCTGGCGCCACGGTGCTTGGGCTCGCGGCCTCGAGAAGCGTGCGGCGTGCGGTCGTCGGTCTGCTCGGCGGCGCGTACGCCGTGTACGGCATGACGTCGTTTCTGGGCGACATCTTGAGCTACACGCGGCTTGCTGCGCTCGGACTTTCCGGCTCGCTCGTCGGCATGGTCTTCAACATCCTGGCGAAGCTCGTCTGGAGCGGGGCCGCAGGGCTGTTCTCGAAGGGTCCCGCGGGCATCGTGTTCGGCGCGGTCGTGGCGGTGCTCGCCGCGCTCGTGTTCGTCGGCGGGCACGTCTTCAACGTCGTCATCAACCTGCTCGGCGCATTCGTGCACCCGGCGCGTCTGCAGTTCGTGGAGTTCTTCAGCAAGTTCTACGACAACGGCGGCAAGCCGTTCCTGCCGCTTTCGTACAAGACACAGGCAGTCGTGCTGCACCCAGCGGGGGCGCAGCAGGAAGGAGGCGTGCGATCGTGA
- a CDS encoding CapA family protein, with protein MPQSIGPVDTSRGAAARARASARARRVRAIAAVAVVLAALAGAGVAAVLAARSGSQRALAQAAVPLPAPLPSIDASAAVRHTSRPTTVTVAAVGDMIFDRRVRTLIATSGGAAPLARVAPLLAAADITVGNLESPLSSRGVRNEQKDVTFRGDPRGVEGLAKAGFDFLSVANNHVLDYGPDALEDTIALIDARGIGHAGAGADRAAAWRPAVVERNGARIAFLSFSHILPAGFVATDARPGLARGRGNMDAVCAAIREAKRENDYVLVSFHWGVEYQDDCNAEQVRDAHAAIDAGADMVLSHHPHVIQAVERYKGRLIAYSLGDFVFDHYSRKTGEAFVLQADLGPGGVGAVRVVPVYLDTEGRPEVVSGEAARRILERLRAISAKRGTTVVLRGDTAEVAP; from the coding sequence ATGCCGCAGAGCATTGGTCCTGTCGACACCAGCAGAGGCGCCGCTGCACGCGCCCGGGCCTCCGCGCGCGCACGGCGCGTCCGCGCCATCGCTGCCGTCGCGGTCGTCCTTGCGGCGCTCGCCGGGGCGGGCGTCGCTGCGGTTCTCGCTGCGCGGTCTGGCAGCCAGCGCGCGCTCGCGCAGGCCGCCGTCCCGCTTCCGGCGCCGCTCCCGTCGATCGACGCCTCCGCCGCGGTCCGCCACACGTCGCGACCCACCACGGTGACGGTCGCTGCCGTCGGCGACATGATTTTCGACAGGCGGGTCCGCACGCTCATCGCCACGTCCGGCGGCGCTGCGCCGCTCGCTCGCGTGGCACCGCTTCTGGCTGCAGCCGACATCACCGTCGGAAACCTCGAAAGCCCGCTTTCCTCGCGCGGCGTACGCAATGAGCAGAAAGACGTCACCTTCCGCGGCGATCCGCGCGGCGTCGAGGGGCTCGCCAAGGCGGGCTTCGACTTCCTGTCGGTCGCGAACAACCACGTGCTCGACTACGGGCCTGACGCGCTCGAAGACACGATCGCGCTTATCGATGCGCGCGGGATCGGGCACGCGGGCGCAGGCGCCGATCGCGCCGCTGCGTGGCGGCCCGCCGTCGTGGAGCGCAACGGCGCCCGCATCGCGTTCCTGTCGTTCTCGCACATCCTGCCTGCCGGCTTCGTCGCCACCGACGCACGCCCTGGGCTCGCCCGCGGACGCGGGAACATGGACGCCGTCTGCGCGGCGATCCGCGAGGCAAAGCGCGAGAACGACTACGTGCTCGTAAGCTTCCACTGGGGAGTCGAGTACCAAGACGACTGCAACGCCGAGCAGGTCCGCGACGCGCACGCCGCGATCGACGCGGGCGCCGACATGGTGCTCTCGCACCACCCGCACGTCATCCAAGCGGTGGAGCGGTACAAGGGCCGCCTCATCGCGTACTCGCTCGGCGACTTCGTGTTCGACCACTACTCGCGGAAGACCGGCGAGGCGTTCGTGCTGCAAGCCGACCTGGGGCCTGGCGGCGTCGGCGCCGTGCGCGTCGTGCCGGTGTACCTCGACACCGAAGGCCGCCCAGAGGTCGTCAGCGGGGAGGCTGCGCGCAGGATCCTCGAGCGCTTGCGAGCGATCTCTGCCAAGCGTGGCACGACGGTGGTCCTGCGCGGCGATACGGCCGAGGTGGCGCCGTGA
- a CDS encoding M23 family metallopeptidase, which translates to MTPERPLTVRSPRYRRRRARRPAGVYGLAGVAIVLVAAGAGLLSHDRSTPPPRTAAPVARAAAAADATAPPREPTPLLARYGSLYLRLPVDPSAVTQVAFHQASGDKAVHLEALVPDTSVKAAAKARAVVQPATKPAADDEEAATIWDGSVIRLWRSNRRGAPDTAIDCGADPGMDVFAPLSGVVVAVRPYKLYGRYDDFEIHLRPDGFDDFDLVLIHVDDVSVRAGDRVEGGVTRIACVRKMSDKTDLQLAAYTKNGGDHVHVQLNRVEPSSAPSALDGES; encoded by the coding sequence GTGACGCCCGAGCGCCCCCTCACGGTGCGAAGCCCTCGCTACCGGCGGCGGCGCGCTCGCCGGCCGGCAGGAGTCTATGGGCTTGCGGGCGTCGCGATCGTGCTCGTCGCGGCCGGAGCCGGGCTGCTCTCACACGACCGTTCGACGCCGCCGCCCCGGACCGCCGCTCCGGTCGCCCGGGCGGCCGCGGCTGCTGATGCGACCGCGCCGCCGCGCGAACCAACGCCCCTCCTTGCCCGCTACGGGTCGCTGTACCTGCGCCTGCCCGTCGATCCGAGCGCGGTCACACAGGTGGCCTTCCACCAGGCCTCAGGCGACAAGGCGGTGCACCTTGAGGCGCTCGTCCCTGACACGAGCGTGAAGGCGGCCGCAAAGGCGCGCGCGGTGGTGCAACCGGCGACCAAGCCTGCTGCCGACGACGAGGAGGCCGCCACCATCTGGGACGGTAGCGTCATCCGCCTGTGGCGGAGCAACCGCCGCGGGGCTCCCGACACGGCGATCGATTGCGGCGCGGACCCCGGGATGGACGTCTTCGCGCCGCTTTCGGGGGTCGTGGTCGCGGTGCGTCCCTACAAGCTCTACGGCCGATACGACGACTTCGAGATCCACCTCCGGCCGGACGGATTCGACGACTTCGACCTCGTGCTCATCCACGTCGACGACGTGAGCGTGAGGGCGGGCGACCGCGTCGAAGGAGGCGTGACCCGCATCGCGTGCGTGCGGAAGATGTCCGACAAGACCGACCTGCAACTCGCCGCCTACACGAAGAACGGCGGGGACCACGTGCATGTTCAGCTCAACCGCGTCGAGCCGTCCTCGGCGCCCTCCGCGCTCGACGGCGAATCTTGA
- a CDS encoding DUF951 domain-containing protein: MAIPIVPVRVGDVVRLKKPHPCGANEWEVTKLGMDIGLKCRGCGRSVRLVRYDFDRRFRGYVQRSQSDAAAQDSPSSAEGAEDGSTRLS; this comes from the coding sequence GTGGCCATACCGATCGTGCCCGTTCGAGTCGGCGACGTGGTCCGGCTGAAGAAGCCGCACCCGTGCGGCGCGAACGAGTGGGAGGTCACGAAGCTCGGCATGGACATCGGGTTGAAGTGCCGCGGATGCGGCCGGTCGGTGCGGCTCGTGCGCTACGACTTCGACCGCAGGTTTCGCGGCTACGTGCAGCGTTCGCAGTCAGACGCCGCCGCTCAAGATTCGCCGTCGAGCGCGGAGGGCGCCGAGGACGGCTCGACGCGGTTGAGCTGA
- a CDS encoding ACT domain-containing protein: MKIRAILSVLGEDRVGIVAAVSAALASCGVNIEDIRQTILSGVFSMTMLVTVDEDACPFDRVQAKLAEVANDLGLQITLQREDVFRFMHRI, from the coding sequence GTGAAGATACGCGCCATCCTGTCCGTGCTCGGCGAGGACCGCGTCGGCATCGTCGCCGCCGTCTCTGCCGCGCTCGCATCGTGCGGCGTCAACATCGAGGACATCCGCCAGACGATCCTCTCCGGCGTCTTCTCGATGACGATGCTCGTGACGGTCGACGAGGACGCTTGCCCGTTCGACCGCGTGCAAGCCAAGCTCGCCGAGGTCGCGAACGACCTGGGGCTGCAGATCACGCTGCAGCGCGAGGACGTCTTCCGGTTCATGCATCGAATCTGA
- a CDS encoding PFL family protein — protein MLQLSPEEIAETLTMITQQHFDIRTVTLSLSLTGCAADSVEAVADRVYDRVARSAEHLVPTCERLAREFGVPIVNTRVAVTPVAEIAPDGAGDLAPIAHALERAAAVVGIDFIGGFSALMHKGIGTADRALIASLPEALSSTERVCASVSVASTRAGINMDAVLLTAEAVLATAQATAARDGVGCAKLVAFCNMVEDNPFMAGAVHGAGEPDACVNVGISGPGVVRAVVQSLPEDADLTQVAEAIKATAFKITRAGELVAREAASRLGVEMGIVDLSLAPTPAEGDSVADIIEAIGVKRCGGPGTTTALALLNDAVKKGGAMGTSSIGGLSGAFIPVSEDAGMSRAAASGALTLEKLEAMTAVCSVGLDMIAVPGDTPVETIAAIISDACAIGVVNGKTTAARLIPVPGKRPGDTAVFGGLLGSAPVMSVSEWAGSTLVRRGGRVPAPLSSLRN, from the coding sequence GTGCTCCAGCTCTCGCCAGAGGAGATCGCCGAGACCCTCACGATGATCACCCAGCAGCACTTCGATATCCGCACCGTGACGCTCTCGCTGTCGCTCACGGGTTGCGCGGCCGACTCCGTCGAGGCGGTCGCTGACCGGGTATACGACCGCGTCGCTCGAAGCGCAGAGCACCTCGTCCCGACGTGCGAGCGACTCGCGCGAGAGTTCGGGGTTCCCATCGTGAACACGCGCGTGGCCGTGACCCCGGTAGCGGAGATCGCACCCGATGGCGCGGGGGACCTCGCACCCATTGCACACGCGCTCGAGCGGGCCGCTGCCGTAGTCGGCATCGACTTCATCGGCGGCTTCTCGGCGCTCATGCACAAGGGCATCGGCACGGCAGACCGCGCGCTCATCGCCTCGCTTCCTGAAGCGCTCTCTTCCACCGAGCGCGTGTGCGCATCGGTGAGCGTGGCCTCCACACGAGCGGGCATCAACATGGACGCCGTGCTGCTGACGGCAGAGGCCGTCCTCGCGACGGCGCAGGCGACTGCGGCCCGCGACGGCGTCGGCTGCGCGAAGCTCGTCGCGTTCTGCAACATGGTCGAGGACAACCCCTTCATGGCAGGCGCCGTCCACGGTGCTGGCGAGCCTGACGCATGCGTGAACGTCGGCATCTCCGGCCCTGGGGTGGTGCGCGCGGTCGTGCAATCGCTTCCCGAAGACGCCGACCTCACGCAGGTGGCTGAAGCCATCAAGGCCACCGCCTTCAAAATCACGCGCGCCGGCGAGCTCGTCGCTCGCGAGGCCGCTTCGCGCCTGGGCGTCGAGATGGGCATCGTCGACCTGTCGCTCGCCCCGACGCCTGCCGAAGGCGACAGCGTCGCAGACATCATCGAAGCCATCGGCGTGAAGCGCTGCGGCGGACCCGGCACCACGACCGCGCTTGCGCTTCTGAACGACGCCGTCAAGAAAGGCGGCGCGATGGGGACCTCCAGCATCGGCGGGCTTTCGGGAGCGTTCATCCCCGTCTCCGAGGACGCCGGCATGTCCCGCGCGGCCGCCTCAGGCGCGCTCACCCTCGAGAAGCTCGAGGCGATGACGGCCGTGTGCTCCGTGGGGCTCGACATGATCGCGGTCCCCGGCGACACGCCCGTCGAGACGATCGCAGCGATCATCTCGGACGCGTGCGCCATCGGCGTCGTGAACGGCAAGACCACGGCTGCCCGCCTCATCCCAGTGCCCGGGAAGCGCCCGGGCGACACCGCGGTCTTCGGCGGGCTCCTCGGCTCTGCGCCCGTCATGAGCGTGAGCGAGTGGGCAGGATCCACGCTCGTGCGACGCGGCGGCCGTGTACCGGCTCCGCTCTCGAGCCTCAGGAACTGA